One stretch of Penaeus chinensis breed Huanghai No. 1 chromosome 27, ASM1920278v2, whole genome shotgun sequence DNA includes these proteins:
- the LOC125039451 gene encoding wiskott-Aldrich syndrome protein homolog 1-like — MPPMGICPANFVCVHWQLCRDGFVITDGTGAINKQIKEIPAQISSRYRSCGTNMVCCGVPSFSAPPVQNPPSAPLPFPARPAPQAPPTFQQPPAPIPTQRPLPRPTARPQLRPPTSRPSSGGYASPTVPQNPLRPVPQPPSRPPRPAPNANNGFNSQPTIVNQAGPVPPAQTGYNRPSPQPSRPRPQPNVPISNPIGLVSPPSPQPMGMMGGMMGGMMPMVGGTCSAGTYCVPPNQCNPYTGFIITDPTQLMAVWPDAPTVPLLPCFVPGAGQIQDGVCCQQAHPRAGGLD; from the exons ATGCCGCCCATGGGCATCTGCCCCGCTAACTTCGTGTGCGTGCACTGGCAGCTGTGTCGCGACGGCTTCGTCATCACGGACGGCACCGGCGCCATCAACAAGCAGATCAAGGAGATCCCGGCGCAG ATATCGTCGAGGTACCGCAGCTGCGGCACGAACATGGTGTGCTGCGGCGTGCCCTCCTTCAGCGCACCCCCCGTGCAGAACCCCCCcagcgcccccctccccttcccggccCGCCCCGCCCCCCAGGCCCCCCCGACCTTCCAGCAGCCTCCCGCCCCCATCCCGACGCAGCGCCCCCTCCCGCGCCCGACGGCCCGCCCTCAGCTGCGCCCCCCCACGTCCCGCCCCTCGTCGGGAGGGTACGCGAGCCCCACCGTGCCCCAGAACCCCCTGAGGCCCGTGCCGCAgccgccctcccgcccgccgAGGCCCGCGCCCAACGCCAACAACGGCTTCAACTCGCAGCCCACCATCGTGAACCAGGCGGGCCCCGTGCCGCCCGCGCAGACCGGCTACAACCGCCCCAGCCCGCAGCCCAGCCGCCCGCGCCCGCAGCCCAATGTGCCCATCAGCAACCCGATCGGCCTGGTGTCTCCGCCCAGTCCGCAGCCCATGGGCATGATGGGAGGCATGATGGGCGGCATGATGCCCATGGTGGGCGGGACCTGCAGCGCCGGCACCTACTGCGTCCCCCCCAACCAGTGCAACCCCTACACGGGCTTCATCATCACGGACCCGACGCAGCTGATGGCGGTCTGGCCGGACGCGCCCACGGTGCCGCTCCTG CCGTGCTTCGTTCCCGGCGCTGGACAAATTCAAGATGGCGTCTGCTGTCAACAAGCTCATCCTCGAGCCGGAGGTCTTGATTAA